A window of the Streptomyces luomodiensis genome harbors these coding sequences:
- a CDS encoding TetR/AcrR family transcriptional regulator, whose translation MNDGPTTGRRPRQAVRADAQRSIDALLTAAAEVFAASGVDAPVRQITAKAGVGAGTLYRHFPQRSDLIAAVFRHEVDACADAAPSLTAQYEPVEALVRWLQRFAGFIATKRGLSAALHSGDPAYDSLPSYFQQRFNPVLGALLDAAAKTGEIRSDADPEELLYAVAGLTLPAQESGGGYNTQRMIALLVDGLRYGARTESSRPAS comes from the coding sequence GTGAACGATGGTCCGACGACTGGACGACGGCCCCGGCAGGCTGTCCGCGCCGACGCGCAGCGCAGCATCGACGCCCTGCTCACCGCGGCCGCCGAGGTGTTCGCCGCCTCCGGTGTGGACGCCCCGGTGCGGCAGATCACCGCCAAGGCGGGAGTCGGCGCGGGCACCCTCTACCGGCACTTCCCGCAGCGCTCGGACCTCATCGCCGCCGTCTTCCGCCACGAAGTCGACGCCTGCGCCGACGCCGCCCCCTCCCTCACGGCCCAGTACGAACCCGTCGAAGCGCTCGTGCGATGGCTCCAGCGCTTCGCGGGCTTCATCGCCACCAAACGCGGACTCAGCGCCGCCCTGCACTCGGGGGACCCGGCCTACGACAGCCTGCCCTCCTACTTCCAGCAGCGCTTCAACCCCGTCCTCGGCGCACTCCTCGACGCCGCGGCGAAGACCGGTGAGATCCGCTCCGACGCCGACCCGGAGGAACTGCTGTACGCCGTCGCCGGCCTGACCCTGCCGGCCCAGGAAAGCGGCGGCGGCTACAACACCCAGCGCATGATCGCCCTGCTGGTCGACGGACTCCGCTACGGCGCCCGCACCGAGTCTTCCCGGCCGGCCTCCTGA
- a CDS encoding acetoin reductase — protein MTSRIAIVTGAARGIGRGIAERLAQDGLDVAVADLPAMRGELDEVVAAIEKQGRRALAVETDVTSKEQTDALVRDVADHFGKLDVFVANAGIARVTPLLETELEEFEQVMAVNLRGVFLSYQAAARQMIAQGSGGKIIGAASIVAYRPFALLGPYSASKWGVRGLTQAAAMEWAKHGITVNAYCPGIVGTAMWDLIDEKLAEAEGIAKGRAIKKHAEAIALGRVEEPADVASFVSYLASPDSDYMTGQSVMIDGGIQFS, from the coding sequence ATGACTTCCCGTATCGCCATCGTCACCGGAGCGGCCCGCGGTATCGGCCGGGGCATCGCGGAGCGGCTGGCGCAGGACGGCCTCGATGTCGCCGTCGCCGATCTGCCCGCCATGCGCGGGGAGCTGGACGAGGTGGTGGCCGCCATCGAGAAGCAGGGCCGCCGGGCCCTCGCCGTGGAGACGGACGTGACGAGCAAGGAGCAGACCGACGCGCTCGTACGGGACGTGGCGGACCACTTCGGCAAGCTCGACGTCTTCGTCGCCAACGCCGGCATCGCCCGTGTCACGCCCCTGCTGGAGACCGAACTCGAGGAGTTCGAGCAGGTCATGGCCGTGAACCTGCGCGGTGTCTTCCTCTCCTACCAGGCCGCCGCGCGGCAGATGATCGCCCAGGGCTCGGGTGGAAAGATCATCGGCGCCGCCTCGATCGTCGCCTACCGTCCCTTCGCGCTGCTCGGCCCGTACTCCGCCTCCAAGTGGGGCGTACGCGGTCTGACGCAGGCCGCCGCCATGGAGTGGGCGAAGCACGGCATCACCGTCAACGCCTACTGCCCCGGCATCGTCGGCACCGCCATGTGGGACCTGATCGACGAGAAGCTGGCGGAGGCGGAGGGCATCGCCAAGGGCCGGGCGATCAAGAAGCATGCGGAGGCGATCGCCCTCGGCCGGGTCGAGGAGCCCGCGGACGTGGCGTCCTTCGTCTCCTACCTGGCCTCGCCGGACTCCGACTACATGACCGGCCAGTCGGTGATGATCGACGGCGGTATCCAGTTCTCCTGA
- a CDS encoding DinB family protein encodes MNAPDAKADLHFYLQSARDALLWKLEGLSEYDIRRPHTPTGTNLLGMVKHVASVELGYLGDTFGRPSGEPLPWLEDGAEPNADMWATADESREDVLGLYRRAWAHADATIDALPLDTIGTVPWWPSHRNEVTLHHAVVRVIADTHRHAGHADIIRELMDGAVGMSAGNDSVVPGDSAWWEEYRSRVERAAQEAGREDSVRAP; translated from the coding sequence ATGAACGCACCCGATGCCAAGGCCGACCTTCACTTCTACCTCCAGTCCGCGCGTGATGCCCTGCTGTGGAAGCTCGAAGGACTCTCGGAGTACGACATCCGCCGCCCGCACACGCCGACCGGCACCAATCTCCTGGGCATGGTGAAACACGTGGCCAGTGTGGAGCTGGGCTACCTCGGCGACACCTTCGGACGGCCGTCCGGCGAGCCGCTGCCCTGGCTGGAGGACGGTGCCGAGCCCAACGCGGACATGTGGGCCACCGCCGACGAGTCACGCGAGGACGTCCTGGGGCTCTACCGCCGGGCGTGGGCGCACGCGGACGCCACGATCGACGCGCTGCCCCTGGACACGATCGGCACGGTGCCGTGGTGGCCGAGCCACCGGAACGAGGTGACGTTGCATCATGCCGTCGTGCGGGTGATCGCCGATACGCACCGGCACGCCGGGCACGCCGACATCATCCGGGAGCTCATGGACGGTGCCGTCGGGATGAGCGCGGGCAACGACAGCGTGGTGCCGGGCGACTCGGCGTGGTGGGAAGAGTACCGAAGCCGGGTGGAGCGTGCGGCTCAGGAGGCCGGCCGGGAAGACTCGGTGCGGGCGCCGTAG
- a CDS encoding excinuclease ABC subunit UvrA: MSTATRTDTRSPAPHVADGHDLIRVHGARENNLKDVTVEIPKRRLTVFTGVSGSGKSSLVFNTIAAESQRLINETYSTFVQGFMPTLARPEVDVLDGLTTVITVDQQRMGADPRSTVGTATDANAMLRILFSRLGQPYIGPPGAYAFNVPSVRASGAITVERGAKKAVKATFHRTGGMCTRCEGRGTVSDIDLTQLYDASKSLNEGALTIPGYTAGGWNHRLYSESGLVDPDKPISAYTTKELHDFLHREATRMKIAGINMTYEGLIPRIQKSFLSKDKEAMQPHIRAFVERAVTFATCPECDGTRLSEGARSSKIEGISIADACAMEIRDLAAWVRGLDAPSVAPLLATLRQTLDSFVEIGLGYLSLDRPSGTLSGGEAQRVKMVRHLGSALTDVTYVFDEPTTGLHPHDIQRMNDLLLRLRDKGNTVLVVEHKPEVIAIADHVVDLGPGAGTGGGTVCFEGTVEGLRTAGTVTGRHLDDRAALKETVRTPTGTLRIRGAKAHNLRDVDVDIPLGVLTVVTGVAGSGKSSLVHGSIPADAGVVAVDQSPIRGSRRSNPATYTGLLDPIRKAFAKANGVKPALFSANSEGACPDCNGAGVLYTDLAMMAGVATTCEACEGRRFQASVLDHLLGGRDISEVLAMSVAEAEEFFGAGEARTPAAHRVLARLADVGLGYLTLGQPLTTLSGGERQRLKLATHMAEKGGIYVLDEPTAGLHLADVEQLLGLLDRLVDSGKSVIVVEHHQAVMAHADWIIDLGPGAGHDGGRVVFEGTPTDLVTAPATLTGHHLAAYVGA; encoded by the coding sequence ATGAGCACAGCCACGAGGACGGACACGCGGTCGCCCGCACCGCACGTTGCCGACGGCCACGACCTGATCCGTGTGCACGGCGCGCGCGAGAACAACCTCAAGGACGTCACCGTCGAGATCCCGAAGCGCCGGCTGACGGTGTTCACCGGTGTCTCCGGCTCGGGCAAGAGCTCGCTGGTGTTCAACACCATCGCCGCGGAGTCGCAGCGGCTGATCAACGAGACCTACAGCACCTTCGTACAGGGCTTCATGCCGACCCTGGCGCGGCCCGAGGTCGACGTCCTCGACGGGCTGACCACCGTGATCACCGTCGACCAGCAGCGGATGGGGGCCGACCCCCGCTCCACGGTCGGCACCGCCACCGACGCCAACGCGATGCTGCGCATCCTCTTCAGCCGCCTTGGGCAGCCGTATATCGGCCCGCCCGGCGCGTACGCCTTCAACGTCCCCTCGGTCCGGGCCAGTGGTGCGATCACCGTCGAGCGCGGCGCCAAGAAAGCGGTGAAGGCGACCTTCCACCGCACCGGCGGCATGTGCACACGCTGCGAGGGCCGGGGCACGGTTTCCGACATCGACCTCACCCAGCTCTACGACGCCTCGAAATCCCTCAACGAGGGCGCGCTCACCATCCCCGGCTACACGGCGGGCGGCTGGAACCACCGGCTCTACAGTGAGTCGGGACTCGTCGACCCGGACAAGCCGATCAGCGCGTACACCACGAAGGAGCTGCACGACTTCCTGCACCGCGAGGCGACCCGGATGAAGATCGCGGGCATCAACATGACCTACGAGGGTCTGATCCCGCGCATCCAGAAGTCGTTCCTGTCCAAGGACAAGGAGGCGATGCAGCCGCACATCCGGGCGTTCGTGGAGCGGGCGGTCACCTTCGCCACCTGCCCCGAGTGCGACGGCACCCGGCTCAGCGAGGGGGCCCGCTCGTCGAAGATCGAGGGGATCAGCATCGCCGACGCCTGTGCGATGGAGATCAGGGACCTGGCCGCATGGGTCCGCGGCCTCGACGCACCGTCGGTGGCGCCGCTGCTCGCCACGCTGCGACAGACCCTCGACTCGTTCGTGGAGATCGGTCTGGGCTATCTCTCGCTCGACCGGCCGTCGGGCACGCTGTCGGGCGGCGAGGCGCAGCGCGTCAAGATGGTCCGCCACCTCGGCTCCGCGCTCACCGACGTCACCTATGTCTTCGACGAGCCCACCACCGGCCTGCACCCCCATGACATCCAGCGGATGAACGACCTGCTGCTGCGGCTGCGGGACAAGGGCAACACGGTGCTCGTCGTGGAGCACAAGCCGGAGGTGATCGCGATCGCCGATCACGTCGTCGACCTCGGCCCCGGCGCCGGTACCGGGGGTGGCACCGTCTGCTTCGAGGGCACCGTCGAGGGGCTGCGGACGGCCGGCACCGTCACCGGGCGCCATCTGGACGACCGGGCCGCCCTCAAGGAGACGGTGCGGACGCCCACCGGCACGCTGCGGATCCGCGGCGCGAAGGCGCACAATCTGCGCGATGTCGACGTCGACATCCCGCTCGGGGTGCTCACCGTGGTCACCGGCGTCGCGGGCTCCGGCAAGAGCTCACTCGTGCACGGGTCGATCCCCGCCGACGCGGGGGTGGTCGCGGTCGACCAGAGCCCGATCCGCGGCTCACGACGAAGCAATCCGGCCACCTACACCGGACTGCTCGACCCGATCCGCAAGGCGTTCGCGAAGGCCAACGGGGTGAAGCCGGCGCTGTTCAGCGCCAACTCCGAGGGCGCCTGCCCCGACTGCAACGGCGCCGGTGTCCTCTACACCGACCTGGCGATGATGGCCGGTGTCGCCACCACCTGTGAGGCGTGCGAGGGGCGGCGGTTCCAGGCATCGGTGCTGGACCACCTCCTCGGCGGCCGCGACATCAGCGAGGTGCTGGCGATGTCGGTGGCCGAGGCCGAGGAGTTCTTCGGCGCCGGCGAGGCGCGTACGCCCGCCGCGCACCGCGTCCTGGCCCGGCTCGCCGACGTCGGACTCGGCTACCTCACCCTCGGCCAGCCGCTCACCACACTGTCCGGCGGCGAGCGGCAGCGGCTCAAGCTGGCCACCCACATGGCCGAGAAGGGCGGTATCTACGTACTCGACGAGCCGACCGCCGGCCTGCATCTCGCCGACGTGGAGCAGTTGCTCGGCCTGCTCGACCGGCTGGTCGACTCCGGCAAGTCGGTCATCGTCGTCGAGCACCACCAGGCGGTCATGGCACACGCCGACTGGATCATCGACCTCGGCCCCGGCGCCGGCCACGACGGCGGCCGGGTCGTCTTCGAAGGCACCCCCACCGACCTCGTCACCGCCCCGGCCACCCTCACCGGCCACCATCTCGCCGCATACGTCGGCGCCTGA
- a CDS encoding sigma-54-dependent Fis family transcriptional regulator, with product MDITAREQNIARARLNFLQSAEPPASVVPEKIRDSWQRCKHLGIGIDEVTVPYQPDYDRESRLIRAAAPVLDRLEQTLAGSDVCVIVTDRKGWVRDRRVGEARLSAHLDRVKLAPGFSYAEQFVGTNGIGMALEERRSSVVLGTEHFNERLQKVSCAASPIRNPISGRVEGAINLTCWNGPAGSLMAALAQEAADDVERMLYEFGTTCEHALLEAFRQATHYGSRPVLCLGQDLLLANSAAAGRLTGDDHRLLHEAAAELDHAPRTRRRVQLTGGQSVLVRCRRVDGPAGKAGYLLDLTFDDSPAAEEPHRTAGSRSPGGPGKQGGPGSGPTRPCPLPGLAGTDPAWNTVSRTAARCARDRVPLLIYGEAGTGKSALARAAHAFAGAAWAPVVIDAADPRYANPQYTDAQYVNPQHVDSRYADEATGPGDAPLPGGLPHALGSAPAGPGRTLVLRHLDAVATAQAPAVAQALSAAAARGTWIVATLGHTPEEPDALLRCFAEAVTIPPLRHRLADLPALVETLLRRVDAGVECAPDVLPLLRRQDWPGNVRQLESVLRKAAAGRRTYRVESRDLPPSLHAAGHRSLSAWETAERDTLVAALLEADGNKLLAAQRLGISRTTIYRKMRAYGITLPAHR from the coding sequence ATGGACATCACAGCGCGGGAACAGAACATCGCACGGGCACGCCTGAACTTCCTCCAGAGCGCGGAACCACCGGCTTCGGTCGTGCCCGAGAAGATCCGCGACTCCTGGCAGCGTTGCAAACACCTGGGGATCGGCATCGACGAGGTGACCGTTCCCTACCAGCCGGACTACGACCGGGAGAGCCGCCTGATCCGTGCGGCGGCACCCGTGCTGGACCGGCTGGAGCAGACGCTGGCCGGTTCCGACGTGTGTGTCATCGTCACCGACCGGAAGGGCTGGGTGCGCGATCGCCGCGTCGGGGAGGCGCGGCTGTCCGCCCATCTGGACCGGGTGAAGCTGGCGCCCGGATTCAGCTACGCGGAGCAGTTCGTCGGCACGAACGGCATCGGAATGGCACTGGAGGAGCGCCGCTCCTCCGTGGTGCTGGGCACCGAGCACTTCAACGAGCGCCTGCAGAAGGTTTCCTGCGCGGCCTCCCCGATCCGCAATCCGATCAGCGGGCGGGTCGAGGGCGCCATCAACCTGACCTGCTGGAACGGCCCGGCGGGCTCGCTGATGGCCGCCCTGGCGCAGGAGGCCGCCGACGACGTCGAGCGGATGCTGTACGAGTTCGGCACCACCTGTGAGCACGCCCTGCTGGAGGCGTTCCGGCAGGCGACCCACTACGGCAGCCGGCCCGTACTCTGCCTCGGCCAGGATCTGCTGCTCGCCAACTCCGCCGCGGCGGGACGGCTGACCGGCGACGACCACCGGCTGCTGCACGAGGCCGCGGCCGAGCTGGACCACGCCCCACGCACCCGCCGGAGGGTGCAGCTGACCGGTGGCCAGTCCGTGCTGGTGCGCTGCCGCCGGGTGGACGGCCCGGCCGGCAAGGCCGGCTATCTCCTGGACCTGACCTTCGACGACTCGCCGGCGGCGGAGGAACCGCACCGGACGGCAGGGAGCCGCTCCCCCGGCGGACCGGGTAAGCAGGGCGGACCGGGCAGCGGACCCACCAGGCCGTGCCCGCTGCCCGGACTGGCCGGAACCGATCCCGCGTGGAACACCGTGTCCCGCACGGCGGCGCGCTGCGCCCGTGACCGGGTGCCGCTGCTCATCTACGGCGAGGCCGGCACGGGGAAGTCCGCTCTGGCCCGCGCGGCACACGCGTTCGCCGGGGCGGCCTGGGCACCGGTGGTCATCGACGCCGCGGACCCCCGGTACGCGAACCCGCAGTACACGGACGCGCAGTACGTGAACCCGCAGCACGTGGACTCCCGGTACGCGGACGAGGCCACCGGTCCGGGTGACGCACCCCTCCCGGGCGGCCTGCCGCACGCACTGGGCTCCGCGCCCGCCGGCCCCGGCCGGACCCTGGTGCTGCGCCACCTCGACGCCGTGGCCACCGCGCAGGCTCCGGCCGTCGCCCAGGCGCTGTCCGCCGCGGCGGCGCGGGGCACGTGGATCGTGGCCACCTTGGGCCACACTCCCGAGGAACCGGACGCTCTGCTGCGCTGCTTCGCGGAGGCGGTCACCATACCGCCGCTGCGACACCGTCTGGCCGATCTGCCGGCGCTGGTCGAAACCCTGCTGCGGCGCGTCGACGCGGGAGTGGAGTGCGCTCCCGACGTACTGCCGCTGCTGCGCCGGCAGGACTGGCCGGGGAACGTCCGCCAGTTGGAGTCCGTGCTGCGCAAGGCCGCCGCGGGGCGCCGCACCTACCGCGTCGAATCCCGCGACCTGCCGCCGTCCCTGCACGCCGCCGGCCACCGGTCGCTGAGCGCCTGGGAGACCGCGGAGCGCGACACCCTGGTGGCGGCGCTGCTGGAGGCCGACGGCAACAAGCTGCTCGCGGCCCAGCGGCTCGGCATCTCACGCACCACGATCTACCGCAAGATGCGGGCTTACGGCATCACCCTGCCCGCACACCGCTGA
- a CDS encoding helix-turn-helix domain-containing protein, which translates to MTDEPNLLGDYVRARRELVTPDQAGIPVLGVRRVPGLRREEVAMLAGISADYYLRLEQGRDRNPSVQVLESLARVLQLDDAATAHLLRLGAGRPRRRRRRPRKETVPAGIAQLVAMLPLPAWVEGRYFDVLAANALATALSPRLAVGANRLRDVFLDPAEQALYPDWENAIASMVASFRESVGTDTDDPRFIELVGELSLASPHFSRLWARHDVRVCEGASIRVDHPQVGGLRLHRERLGIDGAPGQRLVVNHPAPGSDDADKLALLASATRTPASHQEATTRPSAPDQRCAGRVMP; encoded by the coding sequence ATGACCGACGAACCGAACCTGCTGGGCGATTACGTGCGCGCCCGCCGCGAGCTCGTCACCCCGGACCAGGCCGGCATCCCCGTCCTGGGGGTACGGCGCGTGCCGGGGCTGCGCCGGGAAGAGGTCGCGATGCTCGCCGGCATCAGCGCCGACTACTACCTGCGCCTGGAACAGGGCCGCGACCGCAACCCCTCGGTGCAGGTCCTGGAGTCGCTCGCCCGCGTGCTCCAGCTCGACGACGCCGCGACGGCACATCTGCTGCGCCTCGGCGCCGGCCGACCCCGACGGCGCCGGCGCCGCCCCCGCAAGGAGACCGTACCCGCCGGCATCGCCCAGCTCGTCGCCATGCTCCCGCTCCCCGCCTGGGTCGAGGGCCGCTACTTCGACGTCCTCGCCGCCAACGCCTTGGCGACCGCTCTGTCACCGCGCCTCGCGGTGGGGGCCAACCGGCTGCGGGACGTGTTCCTCGACCCCGCCGAGCAGGCCCTCTACCCGGACTGGGAGAACGCCATCGCGAGCATGGTCGCCAGCTTCCGCGAGTCCGTCGGCACCGATACGGACGACCCCCGGTTCATCGAGCTGGTCGGCGAGCTCTCGCTCGCCAGTCCCCACTTCAGCCGGCTCTGGGCCCGCCACGATGTACGGGTGTGTGAAGGCGCATCCATACGGGTCGACCACCCCCAGGTCGGTGGCCTTCGGCTGCACCGGGAGCGGCTGGGCATCGACGGTGCCCCGGGCCAGCGGCTCGTCGTCAACCACCCGGCCCCCGGCAGCGACGACGCCGACAAACTGGCACTCCTCGCCTCCGCCACGCGGACACCGGCTTCCCACCAGGAGGCGACGACGCGGCCGTCCGCGCCGGATCAGCGGTGTGCGGGCAGGGTGATGCCGTAA